Part of the Nicotiana sylvestris chromosome 5, ASM39365v2, whole genome shotgun sequence genome is shown below.
TACAACTAAAAAATATAGCAAAAAGTTTGCAATACAAGGAGAAAGAGAGCAAAGACAAAATTAGAAAAGAGTTTCCAATTAAGAAAGAAGAGTAACGACAAAATAACAAAGTATGCAATTAATAGCATTATATCTACACCGACAACATTGGCATTCATACTTACCTGTGTTTGTTCTTCTGATCCTTATCAATAGCAACGGTAAAACAAGTGGCAATAGAGATTCATTCATTTAAGTGCAAAGTTTCAGCAATCTAAAAGGGCCGTACTGAAAAGGAAACAGAACCTGGTCAAGGTCATTGCCCTCAACTCGTGCTTCATCACCATTCGCCATATCATCCTCTGCCTCTCCTCCAGGAATCATGGCTACATCATCATCCCATTCCTCCTCAACGAATGGTGCATATCTGTCACCATTTGGCGGTCCTAAACCACTTTTTTGAAAGATTCTACAAAGCACAAAGGAATCCTATGTCCTCGCAAACCAACAGAAAGAGATTCTTTTGAGATTCAAAACCAAATATGGAAAGTAGCTAAGTTCACAAAAAAAGCTAGTTCACACCTGCACAATTCCAGCCTTCTCCAATTCTTCATCCGCAAGCCTGTACTCATGCATTACCCAATTTGTTCTCTGGCCATCAGGTGCCCGACCACTATGGAAAACAAGTGTTTTCTTCATTCCAATGGTCTGAGATTTATGGCGAACAAAACGATCCTTCCCAGTAGCTTTCCAGTAGCCTTGGCCAGTGGCTCGGTTAAGTCGAGAACCGTTACCATACTTCTTATCCACAGGGCTGAAAAAGTACCATTCTAGATCTCTGCTCTTGAGCGATGAATATTCTGCACGTCATCAATACAAGGCCATTCATTAAAATAATGGCTACCAAATTCAGGAAAAAAGGGGATGTAGATTCATAACACTACAAACTAATTACTAGCATGTGACGTGGCTAAGTGTGTTAAAAGGAGGTTCAAAATTGAATTCCTTCGTCTGGAAATTACACAGTATAAATAAGGTAAACAATTTTCTTGCATATGGATAAAAATTATTGAATCCCCTTGACATTTAAATGCTTACTCAATACTCAGTATGAAAATTTGCATTTTTTAACCCCCTCGTTAGAATTCCTGGCTCCGCCACTATTAGTAGGCCAAAGAAATACAGAAAAATGACTAATACAACAGCCCAACAACCAGGGGCGAAGCTAGGGGGCGATCTGAACTCCCTTCGTCGGAAAATAACACATTATATACAAGGTCAAtttaactttatatatatatatatatacagtagaTATTGAATCCCTTGACACAACCAAAGAGTTAATCCCCTTAGTGCAAAATCCTGGCTCCAACACTGCTAATAACAAGAGATGTTATTCATATAGAAGAGGAGCATTGCAGTTTCCAATAAACCTGAGGAAATGTCAGAAACACACTAATTTTCCGAATGAAATAATTAAACCTGAAAACtcaatcaaaccaaaccaaaaaaaaaaatatgtatatattaaaaagaAGTCACGAAATTCAAACAGATAAAAAAGCGTtataaacaaagaaatcataacatACAAGAAAACTGGACACAAAATAACGACAGAAATCAACGAAAAAGGAATTGAATTGAACCTGCGAGCTCCCAAGGTTCAGATTTGTAAACATCAATTTCAGTAACAGCCTGAAACCTGAATGGTTTCCCGCATGCCTTTCGCCTCAGATAGTACCTAACTAATTCCTCGTCGGTCGGATGGAACCTAAACCCCGGCGCCAAAGACGTCGGCGCCCGTGCCGGAGCCGCCACCGTTACAGCCCCTGCCGCTGCCACCACCACCACCAGTGACCCTTCTTGCTCCATTTCTTGCCCtcaaaattaaaaaggaaaaaaactagACACACCCAGAAAGGCAAGAATGTAAAAATGAGATTTTTTAAGAATACCCAAATACATAAACAAAAAGATAGATAGATATTAGAATTGAGAAGATTGGAAGTGAAGTAAAGTGAAAATAGAGATAGCCTGTGGGTGAAGGAAAGGGAAGAGAGTAGAGACTTGTTTAACACGGAAATCGAAAATCTAAGAAAGATAAGCCATTCATGGGGACAAAAGTGACTTGTGGATATGTACTTAGGTGGCGTTTCCTGTCAAAACTAATGACcaccttaattttttttatttttgtaaaatttaCTTTAAGGATattaattgaaattttagttattCGGTATTCTATTATTCCGactaatttaaattcgtgttgacgtattttttttttatttttgtaaagaaATCTTAATCTGCATACAAATGAAGTAAGTTATTTCCTACaaaatcaaatacaaaatattCTAAAATATCCTAGAAATTATGTTATATAATAATATAAGTTCGACGAATTTAGACATAATTTTAACATATGTgtaaatatttttcctttttgtaAAGAAATCTTAGTCCACACTACATCTAAGGTAAGTAATTTTTGTATAATGGATTGCAAAATTGTTTTCGTTTGTCGGAtcttgtttagtttcacccaatttcaattttgtcgtaattttttttaaaatagataAATATCTCGTGGAGATAACTTGAAAACAATTAAAGAATTTGAAACATATACTACTTTGAGTATAGGGTGGAGTAGAATAATAAAATTTCTGAAATAAGTAAGATGAATAATTAATACAAATTtgaaaatatattatttaatgGAAACTAACGTCATGATATCTTTGGTCATAGGACAACAATAAAAATCTCTTTAAAgctagattttttatttttatttttatttttgtatcgTGACTGAAAATGACATTAATTTGcaagtttcttttcttttacgTCGTCTTTTTCCTTTATATTTCTTTATTTGGTCCATGGTTTGGATCACAAGTTGACGAAAATGCAAAAAATGTTAAATACAAGTTTATATTTCATATTTTTTTGAGGATAGGAATAAAATAAATGCAACCTAATGTGAGTAGTTAAAGAAGTGAGTGTGAATGAGGTATTCAAAGTAAAGAAGTACAAGCAAAGCAATCTCTTATTGCCCGTTCCTTAAGAAACCTTTAATCCTCTTTTATTcatgactttttcttttcttttttggctcGCCACCccttataaaatatatataatcatatcATTTATAAGGGTaactataaatatattttttataattaactATGACATGTTAAATTATTCTGGCATTGTAAGATCTTTACACTTCAACTAAAAACCTAaatctatttttgaatttttcagtttttacaatcAATTGAAAATGATTACAAATACAATTTTCCAATAAACTTGAAATATTCTTTTTTCGACGAAATAGAATGTTTTTCTGTTCATGGTAGAATACTACATGAACAAAAGATATGAAAATAAGACATGTAACAAGTAATCTCGCAATCTTATTATTCGATTCATTAGTTTGGCTTTACTTATTAATgtggtttttcttttttcttttatcataCAGATATTTAATATTTTCTTGACCTTGAAAAAAGCCAAAAGATTATAATAGTATAGGGCTAAAACGACCAATGATGCTTTTATACGGTGTGATATTGTCCGTTTTGAGTCAAGCTCGcataatttttcttaaaaaatctcACATTATTAAGAGATCTCTATACTTATATGTAGGCTCTCAATCTCTCCAGCTATTAATACGGGACTTTGCTCGCACACCTAACAATATTTTTATTGTAGGAAAGTTGCctaatttaatttttgtttttaccaAACACTATTATGTGAGGACAAGGTTTTTCTCCGTATTCTCTTCTTGCTCATGCAAACTTGTTTTTGAAAGTTTGCAGCCTAGTCCCCACCGAATGGAAGATATTTTTGTGTGTTCAAATTCTTAACGATAACTTTTGCAGTTAAGGTATAGCGTGGTGTAATTTGGCGTTATATATACTGACATTTACTGACACAAGTATAGCATGCGGTATTTTCACTCTATATATAGCGTACAAATACAACACACTATACCCCTAATTAAATAATGCCCTTCGTCTTCTTCCGCGATCAGAAACGAGCCTCCCCCATTTTTTTACTTTCAAGCCATTTCTGGTCCCCCCAGCGTCTTCTGTAAAAAAAATGTGGGCCCCACCCGTCACACAAAACATTaagaacgtaggtcccacatCGTAGTAGAGCACTGTATTATTGTGGTTTCACTCTTTCGGATTCAACTTTTCACACAAAATACtacatcgaggtatttcgatttattttatgtCGAAACTtatataataatgcatatttaTTAGTTGattgaatgtgtttccatgtcgttttgtgttttatttgcgaaactagtatgttatatttatccggacttagatattagtgttctaaaaaaaatgtaaaattgagAAATAATTTTTTCTAGTAATATCAAGATTTAGATATTACTGTTTCCATGCcggtttttgttttatttttgcgaaactagtatgttatatgtatttttgtgaattttatgtgattaaaatgtatttgttgtttatatttagtttagattatttattagCATAGTAAATTGTAGAACCTGTTAGCGTAGTAAACT
Proteins encoded:
- the LOC104243254 gene encoding NAC domain containing protein 50-like, which encodes MEQEGSLVVVVAAAGAVTVAAPARAPTSLAPGFRFHPTDEELVRYYLRRKACGKPFRFQAVTEIDVYKSEPWELAEYSSLKSRDLEWYFFSPVDKKYGNGSRLNRATGQGYWKATGKDRFVRHKSQTIGMKKTLVFHSGRAPDGQRTNWVMHEYRLADEELEKAGIVQDSFVLCRIFQKSGLGPPNGDRYAPFVEEEWDDDVAMIPGGEAEDDMANGDEARVEGNDLDQDALRKAPRYIENLIEPQSLPFVCKRESSEDAELLSLSQSKRSKHDDPSSSRVNGSEDSTITSQDPPTTMMTKTNCSPTLLGFPLLESTETKEGQPSNPPTFDSSNLEKSVPPGYLKFISNLENGILNVSMERETLKIEVMRAQAMINLLQSRVDLLTKENEDMRRIVREG